The Geoglobus acetivorans genome window below encodes:
- the lysA gene encoding diaminopimelate decarboxylase, giving the protein MFSSKDGRLLIEEVDFEEIVEKTGTPVYITSRKKLEENIRLFQESFGFARMLYAVKANNNLTIMKIFARNGFGADVFSLGELYLALLAGFDRNFILFNGNSKSDEEIEAGIKAGVKFSVDSLDELYTISEIAQNCGREVKIAFRVNPDISAETHPKIATGLKTSKFGIPAEQILEAYEAAVQAGAVVPVGIHCHIGSQIRDVEPFVHELEKMFEIAAELEKLGVRLEFLDMGGGFGIDYEGDGECRVEKFSQPIKKTLENGLQMLKSKPELWIEPGRSLVANTTILLTRVNAVKKAYKNFVAVDAGFNLLIRPAMYDSYHRVVVANKMEKPAEELYTIAGPICESGDILAKDRKLPKVKRGDYIAVFDAGAYGFAMSSQYNGRPRCAEVLVDGGLFHITREKETVGDLIARQRIPEELF; this is encoded by the coding sequence TTGTTTAGCTCGAAAGATGGGAGACTTCTCATAGAAGAGGTTGATTTTGAAGAAATAGTGGAAAAAACCGGCACCCCTGTTTACATCACCTCAAGGAAAAAGCTTGAAGAAAATATCAGATTATTCCAGGAGAGCTTTGGATTTGCCAGAATGCTCTATGCAGTCAAGGCCAACAATAACCTGACCATCATGAAAATTTTTGCAAGAAATGGCTTTGGTGCCGATGTTTTCAGTCTGGGTGAGCTTTATCTCGCTCTTCTTGCTGGATTTGACCGAAATTTCATCCTGTTCAACGGAAACTCCAAAAGTGATGAGGAAATAGAGGCCGGTATTAAGGCTGGGGTGAAGTTCAGCGTTGATAGCCTTGACGAGCTTTACACGATTTCCGAGATTGCCCAAAATTGCGGAAGAGAGGTAAAGATAGCGTTCAGGGTAAATCCGGATATAAGTGCAGAGACCCACCCCAAGATCGCAACTGGTTTGAAAACATCTAAATTCGGGATTCCGGCTGAGCAGATTCTTGAGGCTTACGAGGCCGCAGTTCAGGCTGGTGCTGTGGTTCCGGTTGGAATTCACTGCCACATAGGAAGCCAGATTAGGGATGTAGAGCCTTTCGTGCATGAGCTTGAAAAGATGTTTGAAATTGCAGCAGAGCTTGAAAAACTTGGTGTGAGGCTTGAGTTTCTGGACATGGGCGGTGGATTTGGTATAGATTACGAAGGAGATGGTGAGTGCAGAGTGGAAAAATTCTCCCAGCCAATCAAAAAAACGCTTGAGAATGGGCTCCAGATGTTGAAGTCCAAGCCGGAACTCTGGATTGAGCCGGGGAGAAGCCTTGTCGCCAATACGACAATTCTGCTTACCAGGGTAAATGCGGTGAAAAAAGCCTACAAAAACTTTGTCGCTGTGGATGCGGGCTTCAATCTGCTCATAAGACCGGCCATGTACGACTCATACCACAGGGTGGTGGTTGCGAACAAAATGGAGAAGCCAGCAGAAGAGCTGTATACAATTGCTGGCCCGATATGTGAGTCTGGCGACATTCTTGCAAAAGACAGAAAGCTTCCAAAAGTTAAGAGGGGTGATTACATTGCCGTTTTTGATGCGGGGGCATACGGGTTTGCAATGAGCAGCCAGTACAATGGCAGACCAAGATGCGCTGAGGTTCTTGTTGATGGGGGTCTGTTCCACATCACCCGGGAAAAGGAAACCGTTGGGGATCTCATTGCAAGACAGAGAATCCCAGAAGAACTCTTTTAA
- the cooS gene encoding anaerobic carbon-monoxide dehydrogenase catalytic subunit encodes MKLEETVSYHETINEMYNKVKNETTNIVDRFNAQEKTRCPFCEKGLSCQLCSMGPCRITQTNPYGACGIDAAGMVVRNFVHKNMLGTEAYTYHAIEAAKTLRATAEGKTPFEIKEPEKLKWFAGLLGIEGEDIKELAIKVADFVISDLSSTETSKLVEILAPEKRKELWKELGLMPSGVFLELLTVGSSSMTNVDSNYVSLAKKSMSLGISTCLAAQIALETIQDILFGTPMPHETYADLGILDPEYVNIAVNGHEPFVGMALIKLAEKEEVQEMARKAGAKGLRVVGFIETGQEIIQRVDSPVFAGIVGNWIVQEYALATGAVDVFAADMNCSLPSLPEYEKYGVKIVPVSKLVRFKGIDEGLDYEPEKVEDIAKELIQIAIENFKQRDKTKAVRVGKKQKIVVGFSPEAIDKLVGVDNLLEAIKNGSIKGVVGLVSCTTLKNGPHDSSTVTIAKELIKRDILVLSLGCGNAALQVAGLTSVDAKDLAGENLKKVCEALNIPPVLSFGTCTDTGRLAYLLRILAEKLGVDIPDLPIAATAPEYMEQKATIDAVFAVAYGVVTHVSPVPPITGSDKAVRLFTEDVQKLTGGRVLVEEDPVKAAEKIEQVILDKRRSLGI; translated from the coding sequence ATGAAACTGGAAGAAACTGTTAGTTACCACGAGACAATAAATGAAATGTACAACAAAGTGAAAAACGAAACAACAAACATTGTGGACAGATTTAACGCACAGGAGAAAACAAGATGTCCATTCTGTGAAAAGGGTTTGAGCTGCCAGCTGTGCAGCATGGGTCCCTGCAGAATAACCCAGACCAATCCCTACGGTGCCTGCGGTATCGACGCAGCAGGAATGGTCGTGAGGAATTTTGTTCACAAGAACATGCTCGGAACGGAAGCATACACATATCACGCAATTGAGGCCGCAAAAACATTGAGAGCCACTGCTGAGGGGAAAACACCATTTGAGATAAAGGAACCTGAGAAACTCAAATGGTTTGCCGGGCTGCTCGGAATTGAAGGAGAAGACATAAAGGAGCTTGCAATCAAGGTCGCAGATTTTGTGATATCCGACCTGAGTTCCACAGAAACAAGCAAGCTCGTCGAAATACTTGCTCCAGAAAAAAGGAAGGAACTGTGGAAGGAGCTCGGATTGATGCCCAGCGGGGTATTCCTGGAGCTTTTGACGGTTGGATCATCCTCCATGACCAACGTTGACAGCAATTATGTCTCACTCGCGAAAAAATCCATGTCTCTGGGCATATCTACATGCCTTGCAGCCCAGATTGCTCTCGAAACCATACAGGACATTCTGTTCGGAACCCCAATGCCTCACGAAACCTATGCAGACCTCGGAATTCTCGACCCCGAGTATGTTAACATAGCAGTCAACGGTCATGAGCCTTTTGTTGGCATGGCGCTGATAAAGCTGGCAGAAAAAGAAGAAGTACAGGAAATGGCAAGGAAAGCTGGAGCAAAGGGACTGAGAGTGGTGGGATTCATTGAAACTGGACAGGAAATAATTCAAAGAGTTGACAGCCCTGTCTTTGCAGGAATTGTAGGAAACTGGATCGTGCAGGAATACGCTCTCGCCACCGGAGCTGTTGACGTTTTTGCTGCAGACATGAACTGCTCTCTTCCATCACTGCCAGAATACGAAAAGTATGGCGTAAAAATAGTTCCCGTCAGCAAACTGGTGAGATTCAAGGGAATAGACGAGGGTCTGGACTACGAGCCTGAAAAAGTTGAAGATATAGCAAAAGAGCTTATACAAATCGCAATAGAGAACTTCAAGCAGAGGGACAAGACAAAAGCAGTAAGAGTTGGTAAAAAGCAAAAAATTGTCGTCGGATTTTCGCCTGAGGCAATAGACAAGCTTGTTGGTGTGGACAATCTGCTTGAGGCTATCAAAAATGGATCCATAAAGGGAGTGGTCGGCCTGGTGAGCTGCACCACGCTCAAGAACGGCCCACACGACAGCAGCACGGTAACCATAGCAAAGGAACTGATCAAGAGAGACATCCTTGTTCTCTCGCTCGGCTGTGGAAACGCAGCACTCCAGGTAGCTGGTCTGACCTCAGTGGATGCGAAGGACCTTGCAGGAGAGAACCTGAAGAAGGTTTGTGAGGCGCTCAACATCCCGCCCGTTCTGAGTTTCGGAACCTGCACGGACACCGGCAGACTTGCGTATCTGCTCAGAATCCTTGCTGAAAAGCTTGGAGTGGACATACCCGACCTCCCCATCGCAGCGACCGCTCCAGAGTACATGGAGCAGAAGGCCACAATAGATGCTGTCTTCGCCGTGGCGTACGGTGTTGTGACACATGTATCACCTGTGCCACCAATAACGGGCAGCGATAAGGCCGTAAGGCTGTTTACAGAGGACGTTCAGAAGCTGACCGGAGGAAGAGTTCTCGTAGAAGAAGACCCGGTCAAAGCCGCTGAAAAGATAGAGCAGGTCATTCTTGACAAAAGAAGATCCCTCGGGATCTGA
- a CDS encoding AMP-binding protein: MAMEEVYRKFIELVQLPDDENKAKAMEEFFKNLNTMQLPEYFNWAEEIFEGIHVKENGDKTALLWTDIETGEKKKFSYKELAEEGNRIVNFLRGHGIDKGDNFYMMIPLVPEIWFSTLATVKGGFVGVPTATTMTARELEYRFKTYPPDSVIADEASAKVIDEALELAGVEPKVKIVLGQKDGWTSYDEVRKESGTAESAKTRYDDVIFCFFTSGTTGLPKRVVHTATSYPLGHLSTACFINIQPGDVHNNLSQPGWAKYAWSSFFAPLIVGATATGFYYSGRLNGDQYLQALDENGVTTFCAPPTAWRLFLLSDIGKYDYKLRDVVSAGEPLNPEIYEQWLKYTNTEIRDFYGQTESTAMIGNPPWFKGKIKPGSFGRPSFMHDVTLVDDEGNEITKPGEVGHIVVRVDRWRPIGLFKEYMGDPEKTAKVFVGKYYYTGDKAYFDEDGYWWFVGRADDVIKTSDYRVGPFEVESALIEHPAVAEAAVVGSPDPVRYQLVKAFVILKPGHEPSRELALELFQHCRNILARFKIPRIIEFVPELPKTISGKIRRVELRKLEEEKKKKGERGEHEYFYEDFPELKSKKS, from the coding sequence ATGGCAATGGAGGAAGTTTACAGGAAGTTTATTGAACTTGTGCAGTTGCCTGACGACGAGAACAAGGCAAAGGCGATGGAAGAATTCTTCAAAAACCTAAACACGATGCAGCTGCCCGAGTACTTCAACTGGGCAGAAGAAATCTTCGAGGGAATACACGTAAAGGAAAACGGCGACAAAACTGCGCTTCTCTGGACAGACATTGAGACAGGGGAGAAAAAGAAATTCAGCTACAAAGAGCTTGCAGAGGAGGGAAACAGAATAGTCAATTTCCTGAGAGGCCACGGGATAGACAAGGGAGATAACTTCTACATGATGATTCCGCTCGTGCCAGAGATCTGGTTCAGCACCCTTGCAACAGTCAAGGGAGGATTTGTTGGAGTCCCAACAGCAACAACCATGACGGCAAGGGAGCTCGAATACAGATTCAAAACCTATCCACCAGACTCAGTTATAGCAGATGAGGCCTCAGCGAAAGTCATTGATGAGGCTCTTGAATTGGCCGGTGTCGAACCCAAGGTGAAGATCGTTCTGGGGCAGAAGGACGGATGGACAAGCTATGACGAAGTAAGAAAAGAGAGCGGAACCGCTGAAAGCGCAAAAACAAGGTATGACGATGTTATATTCTGCTTCTTCACATCAGGAACCACGGGATTGCCAAAGAGGGTTGTCCATACGGCAACATCGTACCCTCTGGGACACCTGAGCACTGCGTGCTTTATCAACATCCAGCCCGGAGACGTCCACAACAATCTCAGCCAGCCAGGATGGGCCAAATATGCATGGAGTTCATTCTTCGCTCCCCTGATCGTCGGTGCCACTGCAACAGGATTCTACTATTCCGGAAGGCTGAACGGAGATCAGTATCTACAGGCACTTGACGAGAACGGTGTTACAACATTCTGTGCCCCGCCAACAGCCTGGAGACTGTTCCTGCTCTCAGACATCGGAAAGTACGACTACAAGCTGAGAGACGTTGTCAGTGCAGGAGAACCGCTCAACCCTGAAATATACGAACAGTGGCTGAAGTACACCAACACAGAAATCAGAGATTTCTACGGTCAGACGGAGAGTACAGCCATGATCGGCAACCCGCCCTGGTTCAAGGGCAAGATAAAGCCAGGCTCATTCGGAAGGCCCTCATTCATGCATGATGTAACTCTCGTGGATGATGAAGGCAATGAGATAACAAAGCCAGGAGAGGTTGGGCACATTGTCGTGAGGGTTGACAGATGGAGGCCAATTGGCCTGTTCAAGGAATACATGGGTGATCCGGAGAAGACTGCAAAGGTGTTTGTCGGCAAATACTACTACACCGGAGACAAGGCATACTTCGACGAGGATGGATACTGGTGGTTCGTCGGTAGGGCAGATGATGTCATAAAGACGTCAGATTACAGAGTTGGACCATTCGAAGTTGAGAGCGCATTGATCGAGCATCCCGCTGTGGCTGAAGCTGCAGTTGTCGGCAGCCCTGATCCTGTCAGATATCAGCTCGTGAAGGCGTTCGTCATTCTCAAGCCTGGACACGAGCCGTCCAGAGAGCTTGCACTTGAACTGTTCCAGCACTGCAGAAACATCCTCGCAAGGTTCAAGATTCCGAGAATAATAGAATTTGTGCCGGAACTTCCAAAGACAATCAGCGGTAAGATAAGAAGGGTTGAACTCAGAAAACTTGAAGAGGAGAAAAAGAAGAAAGGAGAGAGAGGAGAACACGAATACTTCTACGAGGACTTCCCGGAGCTTAAAAGCAAAAAATCCTAA
- a CDS encoding FAD-dependent oxidoreductase, with protein sequence MKVVIVGAGAGGMTAASRIRALKPEWDVKVFEATGFASHAPCGIPYSIEYGFPGDELMYYRPEVFIKERGIDLRLHAKVTEVKDGSIVVDENGVKNEYEWDKLLIATGASPKVPPIEGVDLENIYTVDLPPDAEILKSALAEAKNVVIAGAGYVGLEMAEAVSSLGKKVTVVEMAEHPLPNFDSEIGEILKKDMEQKVDLRLNEKIEAFEGRDSVERVITDRGEYRADLVILALGVKPNVELAEQIGVELGETGAIRVNQKMETSVENVYAAGDVAETRHLITGKPAWIPLAPAGNKMGYVAGVNMSGGNIEFPGVVGTQITKFYDLQIAKTGLSEKEAIKEGFEVKSAFITANTKVHYYPGAKKTYLKVVKDAETNRILGAQIAGYEMVAMRVNVFAVAIQAGLTTKDVFFSDLAYAPPFTPIWDPVIVAARVLKF encoded by the coding sequence ATGAAGGTCGTTATAGTGGGTGCAGGAGCTGGCGGGATGACTGCGGCCTCAAGAATACGTGCGCTAAAACCTGAATGGGATGTGAAAGTTTTTGAGGCGACAGGCTTTGCAAGTCACGCTCCCTGCGGGATACCGTATTCCATTGAGTATGGCTTTCCGGGCGACGAGCTGATGTATTACAGACCAGAAGTATTCATAAAGGAAAGAGGAATAGATCTGCGCCTCCATGCGAAGGTCACTGAGGTAAAGGATGGCAGCATAGTTGTTGATGAAAACGGGGTAAAGAATGAGTACGAATGGGATAAACTGCTAATAGCCACGGGCGCCTCGCCAAAAGTTCCACCGATTGAAGGAGTTGACCTTGAAAACATCTACACCGTCGATCTTCCCCCAGATGCAGAAATTCTGAAGAGCGCTCTGGCAGAGGCTAAGAACGTTGTCATAGCAGGTGCAGGATATGTGGGCCTCGAGATGGCTGAAGCGGTATCCTCCCTTGGAAAAAAGGTTACTGTTGTGGAAATGGCGGAACATCCCTTACCGAATTTTGACAGTGAGATTGGAGAAATTCTGAAGAAAGACATGGAGCAGAAGGTTGACCTGAGGCTTAATGAAAAAATAGAGGCCTTCGAAGGCAGGGACAGTGTTGAGAGAGTCATTACTGATAGGGGGGAGTACAGAGCAGACCTTGTCATCCTTGCTCTGGGTGTAAAGCCCAATGTTGAGCTTGCGGAGCAGATAGGGGTTGAGCTTGGGGAAACTGGTGCCATCCGGGTCAATCAGAAAATGGAGACAAGTGTTGAGAACGTTTACGCTGCAGGAGATGTTGCCGAGACGAGGCATCTCATCACGGGCAAACCAGCATGGATTCCTCTGGCACCGGCTGGAAACAAGATGGGGTATGTTGCGGGAGTCAACATGTCTGGTGGGAACATAGAATTTCCTGGCGTTGTAGGCACCCAGATCACAAAATTCTATGACCTGCAGATTGCAAAGACAGGGTTGAGCGAGAAAGAGGCGATAAAAGAAGGTTTTGAGGTTAAGAGTGCGTTCATAACTGCCAATACCAAGGTCCACTATTACCCCGGGGCGAAGAAAACATATCTCAAGGTTGTTAAGGATGCGGAGACCAACAGGATTCTCGGTGCACAGATTGCAGGGTATGAGATGGTCGCAATGAGGGTCAATGTTTTTGCAGTGGCGATCCAGGCTGGATTAACAACGAAGGACGTATTCTTCTCTGATCTGGCTTACGCCCCGCCATTCACACCGATCTGGGATCCCGTGATTGTGGCTGCAAGGGTGCTGAAGTTTTAG
- the udg gene encoding type-4 uracil-DNA glycosylase — protein sequence MKSELESLIDEIKSCRKCTLHLTKKNYVPGEGNENAQIMFIGEAPGREEDEQGRPFVGNAGKLLTALIERKLGLARKDVYIANILKCRPPNNRDPMEHEVDACFPYLLRQIEIIKPDVIVCLGRHSAKTIFEHFEIPFRNISRDRGKVHVKNTDFGKISFVATYHPAAALYKPAYREIIESDFEKISGLIKRKNLTLSDFISD from the coding sequence ATGAAGTCTGAGCTTGAAAGTCTCATAGATGAAATCAAATCCTGCAGAAAGTGCACTCTCCATCTGACAAAGAAAAATTACGTCCCCGGAGAGGGAAATGAGAATGCACAGATAATGTTCATCGGCGAGGCACCTGGCAGGGAGGAGGACGAGCAGGGCAGGCCTTTTGTGGGAAATGCTGGCAAGCTTCTCACTGCTCTAATAGAACGAAAGCTGGGTCTTGCCAGGAAAGATGTTTACATTGCAAACATTCTGAAATGCAGACCACCCAACAACAGGGACCCCATGGAGCATGAGGTGGATGCGTGTTTTCCGTATCTCCTGAGGCAGATTGAAATAATTAAGCCTGATGTCATAGTCTGTCTCGGCAGACACTCTGCAAAAACCATTTTCGAGCATTTTGAGATACCCTTCAGGAATATTTCCAGAGACAGGGGGAAGGTGCACGTTAAGAATACAGATTTTGGGAAGATCAGCTTTGTGGCTACATATCATCCAGCGGCGGCGCTTTACAAACCGGCTTACAGGGAAATAATTGAGAGTGATTTTGAGAAGATAAGCGGTCTGATAAAAAGAAAAAATTTGACTCTTTCAGACTTCATATCTGATTAG
- a CDS encoding DUF6293 family protein, which yields MAKAVHVIAVGRNKERIMESLKLSGYPIQKAYLIIPDGEGYMEVAEDLEKMLSVLVEIEKIRVSETDVYDSAIKILDQIKPEIAEGNNLLINATDSPRTLMISLYLVAQLTGGRLYVGMPKYEKDKEAGIEKIVEIPVPPLKRIGQDKITILKAIYENGKEVDSINTLIKLVDGKLEKDKAYMAQRAKMSYHLKGLEKDGYIETKREGKNVKILLTPLGEAICTIF from the coding sequence ATGGCAAAAGCAGTCCATGTTATTGCGGTTGGAAGGAACAAAGAGAGAATCATGGAAAGCTTGAAACTGAGCGGGTACCCCATACAGAAGGCCTACCTGATAATTCCGGACGGCGAGGGTTACATGGAAGTCGCTGAAGACCTTGAAAAAATGCTGAGCGTTCTCGTCGAGATCGAAAAAATCAGAGTTAGTGAGACCGATGTATATGATTCTGCCATAAAAATACTGGACCAGATAAAACCAGAAATAGCTGAAGGCAATAACCTCCTGATAAACGCCACAGATTCTCCAAGGACGCTGATGATCTCGCTCTACCTGGTTGCCCAGCTGACAGGTGGCAGGCTTTACGTGGGAATGCCGAAGTATGAAAAGGACAAAGAAGCTGGAATCGAAAAAATTGTAGAAATACCTGTTCCTCCGCTCAAGAGGATCGGACAGGACAAAATAACAATCCTGAAAGCAATATACGAAAATGGAAAAGAAGTTGACTCAATAAACACGCTGATAAAACTCGTCGATGGAAAGCTCGAAAAGGATAAAGCGTATATGGCTCAGAGAGCAAAAATGAGCTACCATCTGAAAGGACTTGAAAAAGATGGATACATAGAAACAAAAAGAGAGGGTAAAAACGTAAAGATACTGCTGACACCTCTCGGTGAAGCAATCTGCACAATATTCTAA
- a CDS encoding ATPase, T2SS/T4P/T4SS family → MSNLKDYAKLLTELPPPEGYEEIESYPIYGGRVFSAIKILQEGLDALYYVIEPPLNEYEEVKNDILRRLEFVLPSIHEKKDKEKAIVETFDRIVESLKLKLEDEYYYHALLYYVLRETLLYGPITPLMNDRLIEDISCNGYNKPLYIYHRNYQNIRTNITFSEDELDMFVIKLAQMSGKHISIAEPLLDASLPDGSRIQMTLAKEVTDHGSTFTIRKFRDEPVTPVDLIAWGTFSIEQMAYLWLCIENKRSLIFAGGTASGKTTSMNAVSIFIPRSSKIVTIEDTREIMLPHENWIPAVTRETGKVVDMYDLLRAALRQRPEYIIVGEVRGKEALTLFQAMSTGHTTYSTLHADSVNGVIHRLENPPINVPRAMIEALDIVSIQAQVFMGKKRVRRNLEIAEIIGVDPHTKIMRTTTVFTWDSSKDEHVMVGSSKALEELRIMRNWSRKELEQELKRREAVLKYMLDKNIRDFKEVARIIQLYQVDPDKVMELVESWDDEKRAAKAGGKVSGNAEVLQEGP, encoded by the coding sequence ATGAGCAATCTGAAAGATTATGCTAAACTTCTGACAGAATTGCCCCCTCCTGAGGGATATGAAGAAATTGAGTCTTATCCTATTTACGGGGGAAGGGTTTTTTCTGCCATCAAAATCCTGCAGGAAGGCCTCGATGCTCTGTATTATGTTATTGAGCCGCCCCTTAATGAATATGAAGAAGTTAAGAATGACATCCTGAGAAGACTCGAGTTCGTCCTGCCGTCAATCCATGAGAAAAAAGACAAGGAAAAGGCGATAGTTGAGACATTTGACAGGATTGTGGAATCTCTGAAGCTTAAATTGGAGGACGAATATTACTATCACGCTCTTCTTTATTATGTGCTGAGGGAGACACTGCTTTACGGCCCCATCACCCCCCTCATGAATGACCGCTTGATAGAGGACATCTCCTGCAACGGCTACAACAAACCCCTCTACATCTACCACCGCAACTACCAGAACATCAGAACAAACATCACCTTCAGTGAAGATGAGCTGGACATGTTCGTCATAAAGCTTGCCCAGATGTCGGGCAAGCACATAAGCATAGCCGAACCCCTGCTCGACGCATCCCTTCCAGACGGATCCAGAATCCAGATGACCTTGGCTAAAGAGGTAACAGACCACGGCTCCACATTCACCATAAGAAAGTTCAGAGATGAACCTGTAACCCCTGTCGACCTCATCGCCTGGGGAACCTTCAGCATAGAGCAGATGGCCTACCTCTGGCTCTGCATAGAGAACAAGAGGTCCCTCATCTTCGCAGGAGGAACCGCAAGCGGAAAAACCACATCCATGAACGCCGTCTCAATCTTCATCCCGAGAAGCTCAAAGATAGTAACCATTGAGGACACAAGAGAGATAATGCTCCCCCACGAGAACTGGATTCCCGCAGTCACAAGGGAAACGGGAAAGGTCGTGGACATGTATGATCTGCTCAGAGCAGCCTTGAGACAGAGACCCGAATACATAATAGTCGGAGAAGTCAGGGGAAAGGAGGCATTAACCCTCTTCCAGGCAATGTCCACGGGCCACACCACCTACTCAACACTCCATGCTGACTCCGTCAATGGCGTCATCCACAGGCTTGAAAACCCGCCCATAAACGTCCCCAGAGCCATGATCGAAGCTTTGGACATAGTCAGCATCCAGGCCCAGGTCTTCATGGGCAAGAAGAGGGTGAGAAGAAACCTGGAGATAGCAGAGATCATAGGCGTTGACCCCCACACAAAGATCATGAGAACCACAACAGTCTTCACCTGGGACTCAAGCAAGGACGAGCACGTAATGGTCGGCAGCTCAAAAGCCCTCGAAGAACTCAGAATCATGAGGAACTGGTCGAGAAAGGAACTCGAACAGGAGCTGAAGAGAAGGGAAGCAGTCCTCAAATACATGCTCGACAAAAACATAAGAGACTTTAAGGAAGTTGCCAGAATAATCCAGCTCTATCAGGTAGATCCGGATAAGGTGATGGAGCTTGTCGAGTCTTGGGATGATGAGAAGAGAGCTGCAAAGGCTGGCGGAAAAGTCTCCGGAAACGCTGAAGTTCTGCAGGAAGGTCCTTGA
- a CDS encoding rhomboid family intramembrane serine protease: MKCDICGKDELLPYKCSYCGGTFCSDHRLPEKHSCEGLYDIPVKVKRDRDIGRRQRSRIAELQKYDPELKVRKNPFEIYGYNNMILAIITVLFALTLIFRPLFNLLALYPYDVYLRPWQLITSIFLHGSFEHYFVNALVLFFFGTELERRVGGKKYLEIFLLSGIFGNVMYVLFSYASGTFTPAVGASGAIYGVMGALAIMAPEIRVLLFFFIPMNIRMAVLLFALYNLLMTPFSLFTGVAYIAHLGGLVVGLYYGDRLRMRRRLRL, translated from the coding sequence GTGAAATGTGATATATGCGGAAAGGATGAGCTTCTTCCGTACAAATGCAGTTATTGTGGAGGTACGTTCTGCTCTGATCACAGGTTGCCCGAAAAGCACAGCTGCGAGGGGCTGTATGATATTCCTGTTAAGGTTAAGCGGGACAGAGATATAGGGCGGAGACAAAGGAGCAGAATTGCTGAATTGCAGAAGTATGATCCCGAATTGAAGGTCAGAAAAAACCCGTTTGAGATTTATGGCTACAACAACATGATTCTTGCAATAATCACTGTCCTGTTTGCTCTGACGCTCATATTCAGACCTCTCTTCAATCTGCTTGCTCTTTATCCTTACGACGTCTATCTGCGACCCTGGCAGCTTATTACCAGCATCTTCCTTCATGGTTCGTTTGAGCATTATTTTGTAAATGCTCTCGTGCTTTTCTTCTTTGGAACAGAGCTTGAAAGAAGAGTAGGCGGGAAGAAGTATCTCGAGATATTTCTGCTTTCAGGCATTTTTGGGAACGTGATGTATGTCCTTTTTTCATACGCAAGTGGGACATTTACGCCGGCTGTAGGAGCTTCAGGGGCGATTTACGGTGTAATGGGGGCTCTCGCCATCATGGCTCCGGAGATCAGAGTGCTGCTGTTCTTCTTTATCCCGATGAATATCCGAATGGCAGTACTCCTGTTTGCGCTCTACAATCTGCTGATGACTCCGTTTTCGCTTTTCACCGGTGTGGCTTACATAGCACACCTCGGAGGGCTTGTGGTGGGACTTTACTATGGTGATAGACTGAGAATGAGAAGGAGGCTGCGTCTTTGA
- a CDS encoding archaeosine biosynthesis radical SAM protein RaSEA, with protein MKAWIERERLDGEVVDCLTVILPTRGCGWDKCYMCSYTLDSDRNATQETVYRAFEKAAGKKQVEVLKIFTSGSFFDEGEVERETREKIYRRAVELGFRKLVVESRPEFLTEAVVEEISQADIEIEIGIGLETSNDFYREHLINKGFSFEEYRNAVERVGSVARIKTYLLLKPPLLTEKEAMEDMKKSIEDVKPYTDVVSLNLMTIHSGTYVEKLWREGVYRPPWLWSAVEILKWADLDILCDPVAGGKRRGPHNCFKCDSSVVDEIRRFSLTGDKGVFETDCECKEKWKLALEAEDLIEKPLFP; from the coding sequence TTGAAGGCTTGGATTGAAAGAGAAAGGCTTGACGGAGAGGTGGTGGACTGTCTCACGGTGATACTCCCCACGAGGGGGTGTGGATGGGATAAATGCTACATGTGTAGCTACACCCTCGACTCAGACAGAAACGCAACCCAGGAGACGGTTTACAGGGCGTTTGAAAAAGCTGCAGGAAAAAAACAGGTGGAAGTGCTGAAAATATTTACCTCAGGCAGTTTTTTCGATGAGGGTGAGGTTGAGAGGGAAACAAGGGAGAAAATCTACCGCAGGGCAGTGGAGCTGGGATTCAGAAAGCTTGTTGTTGAAAGCAGACCTGAGTTTCTGACTGAAGCGGTGGTTGAGGAAATCTCTCAGGCCGACATAGAGATTGAGATCGGTATAGGTCTCGAAACTTCCAACGATTTCTACAGAGAACACCTGATTAACAAAGGCTTCAGCTTCGAGGAATACAGAAACGCAGTCGAACGTGTAGGTAGTGTGGCGAGGATCAAGACCTATCTGCTGCTCAAACCCCCTCTGCTCACGGAGAAAGAGGCGATGGAGGACATGAAGAAGTCCATTGAAGACGTAAAGCCTTACACGGATGTGGTCTCGCTCAACCTCATGACAATCCATTCAGGGACGTATGTTGAAAAGCTGTGGAGAGAAGGCGTTTACAGGCCTCCGTGGCTGTGGAGTGCTGTGGAAATCCTGAAATGGGCGGATCTGGACATACTGTGTGATCCGGTTGCGGGAGGGAAACGGAGAGGTCCCCACAACTGCTTCAAATGTGACAGCTCTGTTGTGGACGAGATAAGGAGATTTTCACTTACAGGAGATAAAGGGGTTTTCGAGACTGATTGTGAGTGCAAGGAGAAGTGGAAACTCGCTCTTGAGGCTGAAGACCTTATAGAAAAGCCTCTTTTTCCATAG